TCCACGGCGGCCTGCCACATCCTTAGCAGTGGGCAGTGCAGCGCCTTGAGGTGCCTCAAACTGTCTCTCATTTGCTCGACTTAATGGCTGATTGCAGAAATCAATGTTGCCATTAGTAACGGGGGTTTTGTTATGGCATGATTTCCTCTGTTGTTAGGGTGCAGAATGATTACAGTATTAGCAAGGTGTTTTCTTTACAAAAGGCTAGAGATAGAACTTTCAATTGACCGTCCATTAGGACAAGGCCTTGGAAATATGGATGAAGATAAGCTCCGTCCCTACTGCTGTTGGGGAGTGATTTTAATTTAGCCATCTTAGGCTAGCGTGTTTGGTttgtgtttggattttttttttttacctcattCTGGGCCAGGAAGCTTCAGCATTTCCCAGACATTTTGAAGACAGATTTCGGGCTCTGCTATTTTAAACCCCAGTACTGTGCTACCCATGTAAGGCAGCACAATTTAAAATGTAAGACAGGCAGCCCGCTCATCTGTATCTCAAACCTCAATAAGTGCTTGACTAACCCATCAGTGGAAAGTGtcccttgggggtggggaggccccAACAGGTGGGGCCATTTGTTGTAGGGTTGGAAGGAGGCAAGAGGTAGGTTTGGTGTCTGGAGGGTGCCCGGGTGTGGGAGCTGGGGGAAGAGCTCTACAGGAAAGATGGTGAGGGTCTCGTGCACATTCACCCCTTGGGTGGAGTCCAAAGCCCGTCCTGGGACACAGACGGAGCGATAGCAGGTGCGGTCTTGGCACCAAATGTGGCTGCACATTTGGAGCAGGCCATGCCCCATGGGGAAGAGGGGTCCCTGGCCACGCCAACCACAAGAAGAAAGGATCAACTTCCTTTCCTCTGAGCCATTGCTTGAGGAAGACCAAGATGCCAAAGGGGCAGAGCAGCCTGGGAGCTGTCCAGCAGCCAGCCCACCTTCCTGCCCCATCCAGCCATGTGACCTCAGAGCAGATTTCGAAGAGCCAGCAGGCCCTTCCAGGCCGAAGCCCCTGAGTGCAGAAGCAGGCGGCCAGGGGTGGGGGGACCCCCTGACTCCACtcctccccctgggggggggcaccGTCATGTTCCTCACCTACCTACCTGAGGAGGACGGTGAGGAGGGGTGTGGGCTGTCCTCCTGGGCACTCCCGGGCTGTGAGAGGCCACCGCCGGCCCCGCTCTCCTCTGTGATGTTGGAAGAGCCTGGTGTGGTGGAGCGGCTCACCGACTGGGACTCCTGGTCACTGCCGGAGCCACGCCTCTCGTCCAGGCAGGCGTGCAGCCCGTCCTCGTCCCCCTTGCGGTCCCGCTTGTGCACTCGGGAGTGCACGACCACCTGGTGGTAGGTGCGGAAGACCCGGCCGCAGTCAGGGCACTCGGTGGGCTTCTCCTTCAGATTGCCGTGTCCCTGCAGGCTGTACTCCAGTGTCTGGTTCAGCCCGTGTGACAAAAAATCCCGACTGCCTTCTAAAGGGTCGCGCTTATTTGGCAGGTCTCTCTGATTGCCCACTTTAGCGCTGGGAACCAGATCAGCAGGCATTTTCTGCTTGGAGCCATCTGCTCCCACTAGCACGTACTCCCGCTTCTCCTTATCAAACATCACGCCGGCGTTTGCCAAAGTGTCGTCGTGGCTGCGCTGGAGCGGATGCTCTTTAGACAAGAAGCCATGTTCCATGGCCATGCCCCTGGCCATGAGCTGCCAAGCCTGGTAGCTGTTCACAGGGTCCATCTCGGCTGCCTTGGCCGCCGCCTGCAGCCGTTCGATGCAGCTGGACTTCAGCGGGGGCACGAGGTTGAGGCACCCCAGGAGGGAGTGCTTGTCCCCGTCGGGGACGCCGTGGGCCATGCTGGAGAGGGGCGACAGCAACTTGCCCAGCGCCTCCTTCTCCTTCACCGGCAGCTCCCCTTTGCCGAAGAGCTGgccgggctccccgaggctggcCTTGTCCGGGGCCACGAAGCCGCTCTGCAGGCAGGAGAGGTACCTGGAGTAGAGGTTGGCGTGGGCCTCCTGGGCCATGCTGCCCATGGGCACGGCCACCTCAGGGTCACTGGGGGACTTGTTCTTCACCGAGAGCTTGTTGAGATGCACCTTCATGTGGTTCTTCAGGAACCAGGGCTCTTTGAAGCGCCGGCCGCAGATCTGGCAGCAGTGCTCGAAGGAGTCCTTGTGCTTCCGCATGTGGCCCTTCAGGAACCACGCCTGGCTGAACACCTGCCCGCACACCTCGCAGCGGAACTCGTTGGCCGCCTGCTCCCCGCCGCCGTTGGGGCCCTGGCCCTGGGCCGACTCGGCGGTGATGTGGGCCTTCTCCACGTGGCTGATGAGCTCCTCCTCCTGCGAGGCGGCGAAGTCGCACAGCGTGCACTTGTAGGGCTTGTGCAGGATGCGGATGTGGCGGTCTAGCTCCTCGCGCTTCTTGAACTTGCCCTTGCAGAAGGTGCAGCGGAAGCCGGCGGCGGGCGCCGCCACGTCCTCCTGCACGCTGGCCGGCTTGGGCGAGGGCACCGGGTTGGCGACGTCGGGCGCACTGTGGTTGGCCGGCAGGGCGAGGTTGCAGGCGGCCAGGGGGGCCTGCTGGGCGTGCAGCGGGGGCTTCAGGTCCGGCCGGGGTTGCAGCAGGCTGCTCTTCATCTGCTTGTCCCGCAGGATGGCCCGCTCCTCCAGCTCGTGAAGCAGGCGGTTCTCCTCGCGCACGCGCCCGCGCCCCTTGCCCAGGTTGCCCAGCTTGTGGGTCCGCAGGTGAATCTTGAGGTTCCCCTTCTGCGCCGCCCGGTGGTCGCAGTAGGGGCACTTGAAGGGCTTCTCGCCCGTGTGGGTGCGCATGTGCAGGGAGAGGATGCTGTTGAAGCGGAAGCGCTTGCCGCACAGAGGGCAAGGGTACTTGCGGTTCTTGCGCGCGTCATCCTCGATGTCACTCATCTGGGACATGATGCCCAGGTTCTGCCCGTTGAGGAACTGCTGCAGGTCCACGCGCCCATTGAGGCTGGTGTCGACCTCCCGGCCGAGCTGGTTGGCCAAGAGTGCCATCTGACTGCCCATGGGCTGGCCGCTCATGGGGACGTGGGCCTTCTCCTCCAGGGGCGCGGGGGTCTTCTCCTCAGCGTTGGGGCGCGGGTGCAGCTCGGGGAAGGCATGGCTGAGCTGCGAGGTGATGTGGTGcagcttctgactcatggcataCTGCCCATTGAGGATGGGGCCGCCCAGGCGGGGCTCGCCTTCGGGCACCGCCGAGGACACGCCAAGGCACAGGCTCGCTTCTTCCATCcctggaaggaaagagagaggtcAGTGAGGTGCCAGGCTCCGGGCTCAGGAGAGGCCACAGCCTCGGCTGGAGGGGACTATGCACTTCACGCCTTACCCACCCATCATGATGCTAAGGAATTAGCGTCCCAAACAATCATGAAAAATGAATTATTAAATGCCAATTATGCAATATGGCCGTGCTCCTCCCATTTGTTTGGGGGAtagatagttttccttgtattttCTATTTACAGACCGCGATTAGTCATTCTCATTTCAATTATTCATGTTTTACCAAGTTGGACACCTAATAACAACTCAAGGGTCTACGTGTTTAACTTCCCtccagccccgccccgccccctcgcAGCACCTCCACCTGTTGGTGCACCTCCTAAATTTTGCCTGAGAGCGGCATGGCTTCCACTGCAAGACCAAAGCAAGCTCCCGCCTGGAACTTTCCTTCCCGTTTACAATATTCAACACATTCACCGGTTTTGAGATGAAAGAGATCATTTTGCGATTTGGCCAAGAAACGGAAGAAAGACAAATCCAATGGCATGATATTTACTGGTACATAATAAAACAAGATAATGTTGGGGGGGGCGGAATAAAGTAAAGGACAGGCTTTCGAACAATAAAAGGGATTTTGCTTTAGTCAACAAAAAGTGCGGTAATATCTCATTAAGCTGATTAGTATGCTGCTTAGAAACAGTACTAGGTGCTGTAACACATGATTATAATCATAAAAATCCTTCAGTGTTTGCAAGGAAGCATTAACGAGGTATATTAAATTTTAAGGAGACTGCGAGGAGCGGCTTTGCAAACCTCTGAGATTAAGAGTTAACCCTTGTGTTACGCGAcactgttattttgtcatttggTAACTGTGCCCGTCAAAAGAAGTACAAATTATCTCATGACAAGATCTTAATTGATTGTTGGGATTGGGCACATTTTCGTGGGGGTGAAAACGGAGCACCTCCGATGGTGCCTCCCTGTCCTTCATCTGGCAAGATAGCTGAGGCAGGGGCTTTGATTgggtttaaagagatcttttataGAACGAGATAAAAACCAATTAAAATCCAGGGACGCTGCCATAGGAAGTCTCACCAAGTTTGAGTGTTTTTAATAACTTTCCCAATACACAGTAATGAGTACAAATTGTACCTGCAGTATGTGTTTTGCAGAAAATTAGAACTCAAAGCTGTTTGTTAAACACTAACACTCAAAGCAGGCCCACATAATTGTCTTTAATGGTCCTTTCTGCCCCTTCCCCAGCCAGACAGAGAAACTAAATCCAGACCATTGCAGGGAAGGcggcaggagggtggggtggggtgggggtggagccctGGGCCGTGGAACTTGTGGGAGGGAGCCGCTTTGACACACAGTGAGTCTGTGTCACTTGCCCTTGGGTTTCCTGACAGCCTTCCACTTGAAGGAGCCCAAATGCATTCCCTACCACTGGCAGACTTCTGCACATCCAGCCTCTTTTCATCCCAACATGGTGATAGATGTggtggccggccatgtggtccaggCGCTAGCTCAGCCCAGCCATGACTGATTCCTGGGCCAAGCAGCCCCCTCTGGGCCCGTGGGGACAAAGCTCAACTGTGGAGGAAGCACACTGGGCCCCAGCAGGGGCTGGGCCTGCAGCTCGCAGGGCCTCCTGCCAGGACGCCGACACCTGTCATGGATGTCTTCCAACGGGAATCCTGGCTTCCTTGGCAAGAGGAGAGGGCTGCAATTCCATCTTGcaggagggaaagaaaagaaacatagaCGTTGCCTTCCAGGTGGGCACAGGGCTGCAGGGTGGTTCGGGACAGCCGGTGACTCCACCCACAGCCGCTCACAGGGGTTTGCAGGCTCGCCCACAGGTAAGGATGGCTTCCACCTCATCACTCCTTTCTGTTTGAGGTGACAGGCTGCACTCACGGGGGAAGAAAAGCCTGCTTGGGAGAGTGGCCAGCAAGAACGGAGCTCTCATGGAGAGTCTTGCATTCATTCCTTAAACATGCCGAGCATCCCCTCCATGCCAGGCCCTGAAAACACATGGTGGGCAAGGCCGACCATCCCCACACTCAGGGCCCCTGCCCAGCGAGAAGGAGCAGGCGAAGTGGACAGATGCAGCTAAAACAGAACAGCTCAGGCCGGGACCAtggctcccagggagctgctcacAGTTCTTTCTCTACCTTGCCAGCCCTGCCCTCCAGCTGTGCCGGTTTCCCCCTCCAGCTGTGGACCAGTCTGGGGCATGACCCTGAAACCACATGGGAATGTGCAGAGTGCCACCCAGGAGCTCTGTGGAAGTTTGAAACATCCAGAGCCAACACAGTTGGCCCACCTCCAATGGCTGCCCAGTTGGCCAGCACAGAAGACACGCGTCCAGGAAGACGGGCTATTTTCAGGTTGCTGCTGATGAGCTGATGCAAAttcagcaggagggaggggaggacgaATGTGCAGTGCAGACAGGCAACCAATCAGGGTGGATGAGGGACATCCAGATGAACGCCGGCCTTCCGAGCCCCCACACCTATTCATGCTGAACAAGTAATGCTCGACTTGCCACGTCATGAACGCAGGGAGTTCTCAAGTTGCGTTGGggcacagacttaaaaaaaatctgttccaATCATTTCCCCCCTCAGAATCAGCAAAGCTTCTTAAACCTTCAGCAATTGGTCTTCAGATTGGCTGAGGCCCCGCTGAGGGGAGATGGAGAGTGACAGGATGCGCCACCTCAGCTCCTCTGCGGAGCTGGCTCCTCCTTGCCATTCAGGCCTCAGCTCACAGATTGCTTCTCACCAGGGTCCTCTCTGCCACCCTGTCTGAAGGCAGCACCCCTCTTCCCTTTCTGTGTCAGTGCCCTAGTTTCTCCATCAGAGCACAGGCCATGGTGACAAGGCTCGCGGTTGGCACTGTGGGCACGTCTAGCTTGCTCACAGACGCAGTCCTGAGCCCCGAGCACTGCTGAGGAAGAGATGGGCAGACTCTCGCTGCTGTACTATACACACACAGGCCATGGGGACACACAGCCATGAGGGACAGCCACCCCACTCCAACCTCCTATGACCCAAGCTCAGCTTTTGCCCAAGTCCAAGAGCCTCCCCCCTAAGAATGCCTCAGAGTCAGAAGGGTCTCTGGCTTCCACCCAGGACCTGGAGGTCTAGAAATCACCACTCAAAAGCTACCCCAACTAGCAGGCACCCCATCCTACATGCCCACAGAGAGCAACCCAGACTCAGGTCCCTGCTGATGGTCTGGGAAAaacagagagagggaaggagagagagtgtatGAAGAGTAGCCTCCTTCAGAATGGGGGCTGCAGGCTTCTGCCCCTCTGGGCACGGATGTCACAGGAACAGAGGAGAGACACCCTCACCCTAGAAAGCAAGGCTGCCCCAGACAAGTATCTCGGAGTCCTCTGTAGTTTCACATTCCAGGATTCCACCTGAAGGCACAGCCAGAGCCACTGTGATGGGCCAGTCATAACGCATGCCAGCTCCTTGACTCGGAGCAAAGAGAGGGACTGGGAATTCTTGGAAGGAGCCCGGGTAATTGGTGTGCTGTCCCAGGGCCAAAGCAGTCGAGGCAGGCTGAGCTGGCCTCAGGCCCAGCCTGGCGGTCCTCATTTCTCCAACCTTGCCACTTTGCCATCCAGAATTCATTTACCCCTGCACTCAGCCATTCAATAACCATTGAGAATCAGCTGGGACCATCTAGGTCCCTGACCTCATAGGCACCTGAGTCCAGTGGGCAGTACTGACCGGGCCTCCAATTACAGAGAAGCACTGAAATGGTCCCTGAGAGGCTGCCTCTGAAGTTCAGAGGAACAACAAACCACTCGCAGctgctatatgtgtgtgtgtgtacattacgCATGTATGTAAGCACGTCTGTGTTGCAGGAGAAGCAACCTAGCTGGTGACACTCTAGAAACGATGGGGTCATTTGTCCTGCTGTGAGACAACGGGTCTGAGGGCAGCCATGAGCCTGTGCTGGCTGGAGGAGGTAGGCGCCCTGCAGGGACTCTGACATTCTGAAGCAAGGTGCTATACTTCTTGCACCCAGGCCTCCAGGGAGCAAGCATGAGAGAACGCCTACCCTTAggaccttgttgttcccttgcaggCACCAGACTGAATGTCTCTCAGTGTCGCTGCAGAGGCCACCTGCCGGGCCAAGACCCACCTgtcacagccaccaccacccccacgccCAACAATCCATGTCCTGACACACCGGGGTGCACCGCCTGGTGACTGTTCCCTGAGAACATATTAGCTGACAGGTCCAACCCTTTCACCACTCAGCCGGCAAGCTCAGAACGGGTACCTGCCACACACCTGGCTCTGGACTCAGCAGCCCAGGGGCCAGGaatagtggggtggtggggggttaTCAGGGAAAGCATGTGTCCCATCTAACCATCAGGGACCAGCAGAAAGTCAGATATGACCAGAAGTGTGAGGCTACTGGGTAGCCAGGGTCTTCTGAGTAACCTGTGCACCCACTAACCTGTACTACTTACCTAGCTAGAAAGTCCTGCAGCACCGTCAAAGTCAGACAACACCCTACTAAACAATGAGACCAGCTTTTTCTGGTCCACAGCTCATGGCCTCAGCTTGAAGCGTAAAactgaaaacccaaactcactgctgtcgagtttattccaactcatagctgtcCTATGGGACTGTGTAGAACTCccttgtgggtttatgagactggaactctttacaggggtagacagcctcatctttgtgctgcagagtagctggtgggttggaacaactgaccttatagttagcaagcAACTCAATGCATGCCCGGGGTGCTGCTTGCAGCACCAGGCATCACCAGGAGGAAGCCAGTACATACTGGTTGAAGGTGGAAGAAAGCAGTGGATACTCAATTCACCCGACTCTGGAAAGGCAGCCCAATGCCCTGACTGAACATGGACAGTTCCAGTCCAAGGGGGATTGTGTCAGTGGCATCCTGGCTCCGACGTGGAAAAGCCACAACATTCTTTCCCAGTCCTGGTCCCTCCCCTAAACCCTAGAGTCATGGTGAGGTATGGCTGGCACCCAATGGGACAGTCAAACTTGGTGAAGACCCAGGCATGAGCACCCAGGGCTCagccaccatcacacacacacacacacacacacacacacacacacacacacacacacacacacctgcatggACCCAGCTTCTGACCACAGGATGTAGCCTTGGGCGACAGCTGCTGAAAGCACTTTTCTTCTTGAAGTGTATGTACAATTTCCCATTTaatgaggaggggggaggggacgaGCATTCTCAGCTTCTCAAACCCCTCCCTGCCTTTGGATGAACagatcatcacaatccattcggCTTCATCATTCCCATCCCCGCAGGTTCAGTGAGCCATTCAGCAGCCTTTGAGGGTGCTAATGGTTATTTTGATTTTGCATTTCTGCCTTCAAGACTATTtcctgtgatatcaatgacaaaAGTTTTCACTTAACTCTTCCAATAGAGAACCTAATTGTATCTTTCACTCACAATGAAATTTAAAACTATCAGGACACCAGAAATGCCAGCTGCTTGGAGTCTAAATACATTTTGCACAAAAACACAGTTTCATTTTGCTAGCAcggaaaaagggaaaataaaaaagtaaTCTTATGAATAGTTCAAAAAATATAGATCTTGCCAGTAAGTTGCATGCAAGGGCTTTATCCTCCTACCATGAAAAAGGCATCGTTGGGAAAGAAAATGACTTTCAAAATAACCATCTcaactggatttttaaaaatcaaatattcTTGTCTAGCCTAGCACAACAAAATATTCCCTTTGATATGAACATTACCAAAGCACTGCCTCGGAAAACTTCCAGGGACATCCAGCTCCCAACTGCTTGGGATCTCACCTACGAGAGGCTCCAAATACCTTCATAGATTTGACGCAAACTATCGCCTGCCGCGTGCAGTCTACAACTAGGGAAACCCCTTCCCACGGTGTTCAACATACTCGCACCgacccctcccctgcccaccttcCTTTCTTATGCCACACAGTGCTCAAGACAACTGCACCCAGAAAACAATGCCTTTTTATGAAATACAATGTTCCCCCAATCGTAGCTCAACCTGTTTAACTAAGGTTGTTATAAGCATAACACACTCCTGTTCTGAAATACAGAACACCCGACTACTGAACCTTTTCAGGGTCATTAAACAGCTGTAACATTATTACAAAAATAAACCAAAGATTTCATGCTTACATTTTGGCCTAGAGCTTGCAATGCTGAGCAAGTAcgttttttcatctcttacaatCAACACCGGTGACATTTGGGCATCCAAACAAATTACATCACAGCATTACCGAGGTGGGCAGGATGCGGAATGTTTTATTTGCCAGGTGATTAACAGATAAACGGGAGGGCAGTGCAATTGACCCACGCCATTTTGACTGATGTTTAGACAATGCTATGAGACAGGGCCAGAGATAGTTAAATCCTTCCTGAATTTATTCATGAGGGTATTTTTTCCCATCTGTGGAGCATGGAAACTGGATCGCAGGAGAGGACCACTGGAAACTACTTTCCGGCTCTTCAGCTTCCCACGATGCATGACCAGAACCAAGGCCCTTGCTGTCCCCCAGCAAGACTCCAAGGGGTGGGCTTCAGGTTGCTCTCACGCAACCCAGGTAGTTCCTGTGTTGGCAGGATGAGAGTGGGCAGaatcagaaaagaaaagaggaataaGAAGGCCATCTTCTTAGAAACTGGCTGATTCCCAATTCTCAGGGCAAAAAGATCTTTCCCGCCATGTTGGCTTTTAAAGTCTGGAACTGAGGACCTCAATGGGAGATGAGCGCTGAGGTCCTTCGATGGAAGAGACTGACATTCACAAAGGCGTCTCCGCTTCGCCTTCTCCGACACGACTTCTCTAGGAGCACCCTGGGTCACTGCCCACACCATGCCGAAGCGGCCTGAGTAGGTACCGGGGGTGAAATTAAAATATCACCTCACATGGGGCTGAGTGAAGACCATAGGTTTGTCAGGCAGAGTATTCAAACTTAACAGTAACTATCACCTTCTTCTtcatctgcaccaccaggaccactgatgtcatcatcaccaccacttccAACAGCAACACTGTCCTCACCTTCTGATCTCTCATGACCACCAGTCCCCCCAAGCCCCCACTCCTACCTCCTCACCGCATTTCCTCACTCCCAGCTCACCACGCGCCGAAACTGTGCTGTCCTGTATTTACAGTCAGGATCTCACACAGCCCTCCTTGGAAGGCACGGAGGTCACTTCCATAGTAATAAGGAAAGCTGAGGCTCAGAAAGTTCAAGGCACACAAGCTTTCTGGAATTCAGCGCCCAAAAAGCAGGCCTGCTAGTGGCATCAGCAGATGCCCACGCGGCTTTGGAGACCAACAGTCGGTAGGCAGCTCTTTCATCTGCAAAGGGGGATAGGGCAAGGAAGTCAGTGGAGACCCGAAGCAGGAGGCCTTACAAGCACATGGGGTGGAGCGAGCCACACAGTGCACTGGGCAGAGAAGGGCCCCAGGGCTggtgaagggggggaggggagggggcattgTGGATCTTGAAATGTGGCAAGTCTGTTGTTCCAAGGGTCACACAAAGAATGGATTTATAGTCTTTTTCCATTTGCTAATGTCTAATAGGGCTGATGTCTTAATCCACGTTTTCTTGTGTCAGGTGGTATTTCCCCATGAGAACTGGGCTAATAGAGGAGAATGACATGGGAAGTCCCATTAGCTGACTTTGGGCACTCAGTCACCTGTCAGTACCTCAGTCTCTTTCTCTCTAAAATGGACTGATTCCCACTCGGGCGCAATTCGCAGAGGTTCAAGAAAACCAGGTGAGAGGATGGGAAGTAGCCCATGGTTCTCCCACCCTCAACCTGTACACCTGTGCTCACCTTTCTCCAGCGCAGCCAGCAGCACTCAGCAGGGCT
The sequence above is drawn from the Tenrec ecaudatus isolate mTenEca1 chromosome 18, mTenEca1.hap1, whole genome shotgun sequence genome and encodes:
- the ZNF536 gene encoding zinc finger protein 536, with the translated sequence MEEASLCLGVSSAVPEGEPRLGGPILNGQYAMSQKLHHITSQLSHAFPELHPRPNAEEKTPAPLEEKAHVPMSGQPMGSQMALLANQLGREVDTSLNGRVDLQQFLNGQNLGIMSQMSDIEDDARKNRKYPCPLCGKRFRFNSILSLHMRTHTGEKPFKCPYCDHRAAQKGNLKIHLRTHKLGNLGKGRGRVREENRLLHELEERAILRDKQMKSSLLQPRPDLKPPLHAQQAPLAACNLALPANHSAPDVANPVPSPKPASVQEDVAAPAAGFRCTFCKGKFKKREELDRHIRILHKPYKCTLCDFAASQEEELISHVEKAHITAESAQGQGPNGGGEQAANEFRCEVCGQVFSQAWFLKGHMRKHKDSFEHCCQICGRRFKEPWFLKNHMKVHLNKLSVKNKSPSDPEVAVPMGSMAQEAHANLYSRYLSCLQSGFVAPDKASLGEPGQLFGKGELPVKEKEALGKLLSPLSSMAHGVPDGDKHSLLGCLNLVPPLKSSCIERLQAAAKAAEMDPVNSYQAWQLMARGMAMEHGFLSKEHPLQRSHDDTLANAGVMFDKEKREYVLVGADGSKQKMPADLVPSAKVGNQRDLPNKRDPLEGSRDFLSHGLNQTLEYSLQGHGNLKEKPTECPDCGRVFRTYHQVVVHSRVHKRDRKGDEDGLHACLDERRGSGSDQESQSVSRSTTPGSSNITEESGAGGGLSQPGSAQEDSPHPSSPSSSDIGEEAGRPAGVQQPALLRDRSLGSAMKDCPYCGKTFRTSHHLKVHLRIHTGEKPYKCPHCDYAGTQSASLKYHLERHHRERQNGAGALSAQPPSQDHKEDMSSKAALFIRPDILRGAFKGLPGMDFRGAPASQHWTLGMLSGDHLGQATGMSSETPSDTLKGTDLPSKSPHFSEIGRAYQSIVSNGVNFQGSLQAFMDSFVLSSLKKEKDMKDKVLSEPHSTKAHGAEGVEKPSGKPLQRKSEKSQYEPLDLSVRPDAAALPGSSVTVQDNVAWHGCLFCSFTTSSMELMALHLQANHLGKAKRKDNALGPPINCKDQARPAGKVAQLPPAQSNKEPGLSHTVGLLDSVSEKMAPGQAKEPLGEPKSSPWSGPVDPAFCNFPSDFYKQFSVYPSLAGSGASSACPGSEPDGKTHPEDEAPILIPENTTKNTTDDLSDIASSEDMDSSKGENNEEDDLDTEPEMMTKPLSALGKDSGGDGGDSLLPTGTAQPTQGLVSPSPQASEKPWHPPSLLPAQETSVGLPKPERGPLGLEKPMNMLSVLRTYSVDGLAAFNGLASSTSNSGCIKRPDLCGHRPFQCRYCPYSASQKGNLKTHVLCVHRMPFDNSQYPDRRFKRSRVDTEASGSFEDPMAVKAGSSAELAEEGSHAQEEHN